Proteins encoded together in one Planifilum fulgidum window:
- the yhbH gene encoding sporulation protein YhbH, producing MEGPLFIVSQEDWSLHRKGYQDQMRHNEKVKEAIRKNLPDLISEESIIMSDGRQVVKIPIRSMEEYRFRYNYNKSKQVGQGTGNSKVGDVIARESAPGKGPGKGSGAGDLPGMDYYEAEITLEELEEILFAELSLPRMAPKQQDEMQTPDIRFNDVRKRGLMGNIDKKRTILEAIKRNALRGRPGLGRISDEDLRFKTWEEVVRPHSNAVVIAMMDTSGSMGVFEKYVARSFFFWMVRFLRTKYSQVDIRFIAHHTEAKEVTEEQFFKRGESGGTMCSSAYRLALAMIDRRYPPHRYNIYPFHFSDGDNLVSDNERCVRLVQELIKRSNLFGYTEVNQYGRHSTLMSAYRHIRDPKFRYYVIREKGQVYDALKHFFSNRDEEAPAG from the coding sequence GTGGAAGGCCCGCTCTTCATCGTGTCCCAGGAGGATTGGTCCCTGCACCGAAAGGGTTACCAGGACCAGATGCGCCACAACGAGAAGGTGAAGGAGGCGATCCGGAAGAATCTTCCGGATCTGATCAGCGAGGAAAGCATCATCATGTCGGACGGAAGGCAAGTGGTGAAAATCCCCATCCGTTCGATGGAGGAATACCGCTTCCGCTACAATTACAACAAAAGCAAACAGGTGGGCCAGGGGACGGGGAACAGCAAGGTGGGAGACGTGATCGCCCGGGAGTCCGCTCCCGGAAAGGGTCCGGGGAAGGGTTCCGGGGCGGGGGATCTGCCGGGAATGGATTACTACGAGGCGGAAATCACCCTGGAGGAGTTGGAGGAGATCCTGTTTGCCGAGCTGTCCCTGCCCCGGATGGCCCCCAAGCAGCAGGACGAGATGCAGACCCCGGACATCCGGTTCAATGATGTCCGCAAAAGGGGGCTGATGGGCAACATCGACAAAAAGCGGACCATCCTGGAAGCCATCAAGCGAAACGCCCTCAGAGGGCGGCCCGGTCTCGGCCGGATTTCCGACGAAGACCTGCGCTTCAAAACCTGGGAAGAGGTGGTCCGCCCCCATTCCAACGCCGTCGTCATCGCCATGATGGATACGTCGGGTTCGATGGGAGTCTTTGAAAAATATGTCGCCCGGAGCTTCTTTTTCTGGATGGTTCGCTTCCTCCGCACCAAGTACAGCCAGGTGGACATCCGGTTTATCGCCCACCATACCGAAGCGAAGGAAGTGACCGAGGAACAGTTTTTCAAAAGGGGGGAAAGCGGGGGAACCATGTGCTCCTCCGCCTACCGTCTCGCCCTGGCGATGATCGACCGCCGCTATCCGCCCCACCGTTACAACATCTATCCCTTCCATTTCTCCGACGGCGACAACCTTGTCTCGGACAATGAACGCTGCGTCCGACTCGTCCAGGAATTGATCAAGCGCTCCAACCTCTTCGGCTACACCGAAGTGAACCAGTACGGCCGCCATTCCACCCTGATGAGCGCCTACCGCCACATCCGGGATCCCAAGTTTCGCTACTACGTCATCCGGGAGAAGGGACAGGTGTACGATGCCCTGAAGCACTTCTTCTCGAATCGGGACGAGGAAGCGCCGGCGGGGTGA
- a CDS encoding thermonuclease family protein produces MKLPVWLVILLGIFAVASGLLLLAAIFLVQSWDLQGQATAYHVVDGNTLVLEADGRQIRMDLAFVDTPPPDSYHGQKAVEFLKKKVQQFNQKGNDDHFYYLKKTENGYVGQILYGRPAESLNDEMIREGLARVVIPDGEWTDITINSYLSAQKEARRLKRGIWAHKGYVTKDGFDPEIGRKILQDHEAAERRARQKAEARKRKQIEEEKAYHRQIKQALDKVKQKDERIAFIRYEEDPSKRGKSSYTIFVKVYVKEQAWADMTNSQKLSLVATSYKSIQESLEGLKYTRDGLAAYVEYYSDTAGDLVAREKLIHLRGSKWLILR; encoded by the coding sequence ATGAAATTGCCCGTATGGCTGGTGATCCTTCTGGGGATTTTTGCCGTTGCTTCGGGGTTATTGCTCCTGGCCGCCATTTTTTTGGTTCAATCCTGGGATTTGCAGGGGCAAGCCACCGCCTACCACGTTGTGGATGGAAACACCCTGGTGTTGGAAGCCGACGGCAGGCAAATCCGCATGGATCTGGCCTTTGTGGACACCCCTCCCCCCGATTCCTACCACGGCCAAAAAGCCGTCGAGTTTTTGAAAAAGAAGGTGCAGCAGTTCAATCAAAAGGGCAATGACGATCACTTTTACTATTTAAAGAAAACAGAAAACGGTTACGTGGGCCAGATTCTCTACGGCAGGCCGGCCGAGTCCCTAAACGATGAAATGATCAGGGAAGGCTTGGCCCGGGTGGTGATACCGGACGGAGAGTGGACGGACATCACCATCAACTCATACCTCTCCGCTCAAAAGGAAGCCCGGCGTCTCAAGCGGGGGATCTGGGCCCACAAGGGATATGTGACCAAGGATGGATTCGACCCCGAAATCGGGAGAAAGATCCTCCAAGACCACGAAGCCGCCGAGCGCCGCGCCCGACAGAAAGCCGAAGCCCGAAAACGCAAGCAAATCGAGGAGGAAAAAGCATATCATCGCCAGATCAAACAGGCCTTGGACAAGGTGAAACAGAAGGACGAACGGATCGCCTTCATTCGATATGAGGAAGACCCCTCGAAACGGGGAAAAAGCTCCTATACCATTTTCGTCAAAGTGTACGTCAAGGAACAGGCATGGGCCGACATGACCAACAGCCAGAAACTGTCCCTCGTCGCCACCTCCTACAAAAGCATCCAGGAATCGCTCGAGGGATTAAAATACACAAGAGATGGATTGGCTGCCTACGTGGAATATTACAGCGACACCGCCGGGGATTTGGTTGCGAGAGAAAAACTGATCCATTTAAGAGGATCCAAATGGCTGATTCTGCGGTGA
- a CDS encoding bifunctional 2-keto-4-hydroxyglutarate aldolase/2-keto-3-deoxy-6-phosphogluconate aldolase has translation MKKWKVLQKLSDLGVVAVIRTKKAETAENIAWACREGGLSAVEITFTIPGADRVIRRLREEDAFGELIVGAGTVLDSETARIAILAGAQFVVSPGFDEGTARLCNRYQVPYIPGCMTVSEMIRAMECGAEVIKLFPGALFDPSVIRAIKGPLPQVSIMPSGGVDLENVEEWIRNGADFVSVGSHLTAPGEQGDFRRVKELAAEYVERVQLARGKRGR, from the coding sequence ATGAAAAAGTGGAAGGTCCTGCAGAAGCTGTCGGATCTCGGTGTCGTTGCCGTCATCCGCACAAAAAAGGCTGAAACGGCCGAAAACATCGCCTGGGCCTGTCGGGAAGGCGGGCTGTCCGCGGTGGAGATCACCTTCACCATTCCGGGGGCGGACCGGGTGATCCGCCGCCTGCGGGAAGAGGATGCCTTCGGCGAATTGATCGTGGGAGCGGGCACCGTCCTCGACAGCGAAACGGCCCGCATCGCGATTCTGGCGGGCGCCCAGTTCGTGGTCAGCCCCGGTTTTGACGAGGGGACGGCCCGCCTCTGCAATCGGTATCAGGTGCCGTATATCCCGGGTTGCATGACCGTTTCCGAAATGATCCGGGCAATGGAATGCGGGGCGGAGGTGATCAAGCTGTTTCCGGGCGCGCTGTTTGATCCTTCCGTCATCCGGGCGATCAAGGGTCCGCTGCCCCAGGTGTCCATCATGCCGTCGGGCGGCGTGGATCTGGAGAATGTGGAGGAATGGATCCGAAACGGAGCCGACTTCGTGAGCGTCGGCAGCCACCTCACCGCTCCGGGGGAGCAGGGGGATTTCCGGAGGGTGAAGGAATTAGCCGCCGAATATGTGGAACGGGTCCAACTGGCCAGGGGGAAGAGGGGGAGGTGA
- a CDS encoding GNAT family N-acetyltransferase, whose translation MIEVLCAKELGDAAKKRISEIFVDAFGHHLSFFSKDKNKLAEALEHMFVLDVFHVARIEGNIAGMAACTASDVHPVNHDRNELRKHFGIYKGTIANVVFKREFQKPIKVGKRTAFIQFFATDPKYRRRGVAKAIMNHLLSLPQYDEYILELTNTDPRVIRLYEKLGFKEFERIKQKYSRLSGLDYMVYMRYAK comes from the coding sequence ATGATCGAAGTCCTGTGCGCAAAGGAATTGGGAGATGCGGCAAAGAAGCGGATCAGCGAGATCTTTGTCGATGCCTTTGGCCACCATTTGTCTTTCTTTTCGAAAGACAAAAACAAATTGGCCGAGGCGCTGGAGCACATGTTCGTCCTGGATGTTTTCCACGTCGCCCGGATCGAAGGCAATATCGCGGGAATGGCCGCCTGCACCGCCAGCGATGTTCACCCGGTGAACCACGACCGAAACGAATTGCGCAAGCATTTTGGCATATACAAGGGCACGATCGCCAACGTGGTGTTCAAACGGGAATTTCAAAAGCCGATCAAGGTGGGGAAACGAACGGCGTTCATCCAATTTTTCGCCACCGACCCCAAGTACCGAAGGCGCGGGGTTGCCAAGGCGATCATGAATCACCTGCTTTCTCTGCCCCAATACGATGAATACATCCTGGAGCTGACGAACACGGACCCCCGGGTCATCCGATTGTATGAAAAACTGGGCTTCAAGGAGTTTGAGCGGATCAAACAGAAATACAGCCGCCTGAGCGGCCTGGATTACATGGTTTATATGCGTTACGCCAAGTGA
- a CDS encoding class II aldolase/adducin family protein: MGECVVEELKELIHTAKELYRTGLVRGTSGNVSVRDPESPGRMWITPSAIPYDEITVEDLVQVDLESGTPVRGSRKPSSETPMHRAIYRLRSDVRAVVHTHSTYATMFACAGEEIPAVHYLIAEIGDRVPVADYAVYGSEELARNAVEALRRAGANGALLKNHGVIAVGESLSKAYVRAEIIETVAQLAFGAKMIGRWELLTPEQLEETRKNFGSYFAAREDR; this comes from the coding sequence ATGGGGGAATGCGTTGTGGAAGAACTGAAGGAACTCATTCACACCGCCAAGGAATTGTATCGCACGGGGCTGGTGCGGGGAACGAGCGGGAATGTGAGCGTCCGGGATCCGGAGAGCCCCGGCCGGATGTGGATCACTCCCTCGGCGATCCCCTATGACGAAATCACCGTGGAGGATTTGGTGCAGGTGGATCTGGAAAGCGGCACACCGGTCCGCGGGAGCCGCAAACCTTCCTCGGAGACGCCGATGCACAGGGCGATCTATCGGCTCCGGTCCGATGTGCGGGCGGTCGTCCATACCCATTCCACCTACGCCACCATGTTCGCGTGTGCGGGGGAAGAGATTCCCGCGGTCCATTATCTGATCGCCGAAATCGGGGACCGGGTGCCGGTGGCGGACTATGCCGTATACGGTTCGGAGGAGTTGGCCAGAAACGCCGTCGAGGCGCTCAGAAGGGCCGGCGCCAACGGAGCGCTCCTGAAAAATCACGGGGTGATCGCGGTGGGGGAAAGCCTGTCCAAGGCTTATGTCCGGGCGGAGATCATCGAAACCGTCGCCCAATTGGCCTTCGGCGCCAAAATGATCGGCCGCTGGGAGCTCCTCACACCGGAACAATTGGAGGAGACGCGCAAAAACTTTGGTTCCTACTTTGCCGCCCGAGAAGATCGATAA
- a CDS encoding PrkA family serine protein kinase yields MDILKKIAEQREKEKQLAWEGTFSEYLEIVRKRPQVAQTAHSRVYNMIISHGVEVDEQGNKRYPFFSRELFGLDRAIERLVEEYFHSAARRLDVRKRILLLMGPVSGGKSTIVTLLKKGLEQYSRTDEGAVYAIKGCPMHEEPLHLIPPELREEAERELGVKIEGNLCPSCRLRLKEEYGGRVEDVMVERVLLSEDDRVGIGTFSPSDPKSQDISELTGSIDFSTITEYGSESDPRAYRFDGELNKANRGLMEFQEMLKCDEKFLWNLLSLTQEGNFKAGRFALISADELIIAHTNEAEYKAFISNKKNEALQSRIIVMPIPYNLRVSEEVKIYEKLIRQSDLKHVHIAPHALYAAAVFTILTRLKESKKQGMDLVKKMRLYDGEAVEGYKEADVEELQNEFLDEGMTGIDPRYVINRISSALIRSDTNCINALDILRSLKDGLNQHPSITREQREKYLNFISIARKEYDELAKKEVQKAFVYSYEESAKTLLDNYLDNVEAYCNMTKIRDPITGEELDPDEKLMRSIEEQIGISENAKKAFREEILIRISAYARKGKKFDYNSHERLREAIQKKLFADLKDVVKITTSTKTPDENQLKKINEVTARLIDENGYCPICANELLRYVGSLLNR; encoded by the coding sequence ATGGACATCCTCAAAAAGATCGCCGAGCAGCGGGAGAAAGAGAAGCAATTGGCGTGGGAAGGAACCTTTTCGGAATATTTGGAAATTGTGCGCAAGCGGCCGCAGGTGGCTCAGACGGCCCATTCGCGGGTCTACAACATGATCATCAGTCACGGAGTGGAAGTGGATGAACAGGGGAACAAGCGGTACCCCTTTTTTAGCAGGGAACTTTTCGGGCTGGACCGGGCGATTGAACGCCTGGTGGAGGAGTATTTTCATTCCGCTGCTCGTCGTCTGGACGTACGCAAGCGGATCTTGTTGTTGATGGGGCCGGTCAGCGGAGGGAAATCGACCATTGTCACCCTTCTCAAGAAGGGGCTGGAACAATATTCCCGGACGGACGAGGGGGCGGTGTACGCCATCAAGGGCTGCCCGATGCACGAGGAACCCCTCCATTTGATCCCGCCGGAGCTCCGGGAGGAAGCGGAGCGGGAACTGGGGGTCAAGATCGAGGGGAACCTTTGTCCCTCCTGTCGCCTGCGCCTCAAGGAAGAATACGGCGGAAGAGTGGAAGATGTGATGGTGGAGCGGGTGCTGCTGTCGGAGGACGACCGGGTCGGGATCGGCACCTTCAGCCCTTCCGATCCCAAGTCCCAGGATATCTCTGAACTTACGGGCAGCATCGATTTTTCCACCATCACCGAATACGGATCGGAGTCGGATCCCCGGGCCTACCGTTTCGACGGGGAGCTCAACAAGGCCAACCGCGGACTGATGGAATTTCAGGAGATGCTCAAATGCGACGAGAAATTTTTGTGGAACCTGCTTTCCCTGACCCAGGAGGGAAATTTCAAGGCGGGGCGGTTTGCGCTCATCTCCGCCGACGAACTGATCATTGCCCATACGAACGAGGCGGAATACAAGGCGTTTATCAGCAACAAAAAGAATGAGGCGCTCCAGTCCCGGATCATCGTGATGCCGATTCCCTACAATCTCCGGGTGTCCGAGGAAGTCAAGATCTATGAAAAGCTGATCCGCCAAAGCGATCTGAAGCATGTGCACATCGCCCCCCACGCTCTGTACGCGGCGGCGGTGTTCACCATCTTGACGCGGCTGAAGGAATCGAAAAAGCAGGGAATGGATCTGGTCAAAAAGATGCGCCTGTATGACGGCGAAGCGGTGGAGGGGTACAAGGAAGCCGATGTGGAGGAGTTGCAAAACGAATTCCTGGATGAGGGGATGACGGGGATCGATCCCCGATATGTGATCAACCGCATCTCCAGCGCGCTGATCCGCAGCGATACCAACTGCATCAACGCCCTGGATATTCTGCGTTCCCTGAAGGACGGCCTCAACCAGCATCCGTCCATCACCCGGGAGCAGCGGGAGAAATATCTCAATTTCATCTCCATCGCTCGCAAGGAGTACGATGAACTGGCGAAAAAGGAAGTGCAGAAGGCCTTCGTCTACTCCTATGAAGAGTCGGCCAAGACCCTGCTCGACAATTACCTGGACAATGTGGAAGCCTATTGCAACATGACCAAGATCCGCGATCCGATCACGGGGGAGGAATTGGATCCCGACGAGAAGCTGATGCGCTCCATCGAGGAGCAGATCGGCATTTCCGAGAACGCCAAAAAGGCGTTTCGCGAAGAAATCCTCATCCGCATTTCCGCCTATGCCCGCAAGGGGAAAAAATTCGACTACAACAGCCACGAACGGCTGAGGGAAGCCATCCAGAAAAAATTGTTCGCCGATCTGAAGGATGTGGTGAAGATCACCACGTCCACCAAAACGCCGGATGAGAACCAGTTGAAGAAAATCAACGAGGTGACGGCGCGCCTCATCGATGAAAACGGATACTGCCCGATCTGCGCCAATGAGCTTCTCCGGTATGTGGGCAGTCTGCTCAACCGGTGA
- a CDS encoding RNaseH domain-containing protein, whose translation MTNQHRLHLFAFDVTHPPVPDQPVYGLRFSPSWREMIWPGRSEGCHVKTPGLASLREELMQLYPGLLYTRFDESALAGKTPALVAEQPIPADVLAWHFTRHFKRIGKSASFDASDVEWSRIDWAKVDHQQDAIFSWLPAYVSRRFAESAKPFRVMEYKRKTKQQVFEGELRFYPVFLNGKYGCMTEPYKGYSYAVYFSVETRANQPGRKFLYIHPRIHRFVSVSVKRGLSPKRNGTVLIRLPHRQGKTPFVPVTITKSSKQGVAAEWKEDWIPEYLNYFLPEPLELESLLSEPSRYQNVEGEICALLLYNPVFYSSYYNEKVAKGGMGLSERKQLFDLFQEVFPELEPLQPLKEVKTKRIVKKKFPMTVTDSEESRLRINCHTTDPVFQNLVEQIEGLTDYFSRQDNCVYKLRASGPEMVVELRHCPDSGVVQDVDINHPHRTLRRMKTMITKWGKAHGALVMIEPKKTWSENPKADPKHALRVAFAECGQITQFLHDDNEENFEHRVKNAFFDLLSDFGVYTHHLIEGVDRERVWLFVTAFRPHELNEGRVLYARYDGDRYLIRMEGDDGSWRALPEFITDAGGLKQGLERDGLTREKQPEIERTILQILQETERPLTVVFDRIPLTKLYYPVQDKHLINGDWILTRPELDYQRNRLRILRITTGDQVPDYYNDEYGKAYSYRSGLFLSEDGVYYSLGQKPKTYRGAVLLTKATDPSELLLQPNLVEILPVGHWDPGEVEEAVRQLHMLRKANLTYDHHTIYPAPLHRLNAAKKYLEAFLTVQRSVKNDRVRI comes from the coding sequence ATGACGAATCAACACCGATTACATTTGTTTGCCTTTGACGTGACTCATCCCCCTGTGCCGGATCAACCGGTTTATGGTTTAAGGTTCTCCCCTTCTTGGCGTGAGATGATTTGGCCCGGCCGTTCTGAAGGGTGTCATGTGAAAACGCCGGGTTTGGCCAGTTTGAGAGAGGAGTTGATGCAGCTATATCCCGGCTTGTTATACACCCGCTTCGACGAATCGGCTCTTGCCGGAAAGACGCCTGCACTTGTTGCTGAACAACCGATTCCAGCGGATGTGCTTGCTTGGCACTTTACCCGCCATTTCAAGCGGATCGGAAAATCCGCCTCCTTCGATGCGTCCGATGTCGAATGGTCCCGCATCGATTGGGCTAAGGTGGATCATCAACAAGACGCGATATTCAGCTGGCTGCCAGCGTATGTGTCCCGTCGTTTTGCCGAATCCGCCAAACCCTTCAGAGTCATGGAGTATAAGCGAAAGACGAAACAGCAGGTGTTTGAAGGAGAATTGCGGTTTTATCCGGTTTTTCTGAACGGAAAATATGGCTGCATGACTGAACCCTACAAAGGATATTCCTATGCCGTTTATTTTTCAGTGGAAACGCGCGCAAACCAACCTGGAAGAAAATTTTTGTACATTCATCCACGAATTCATCGCTTCGTTTCCGTGTCTGTCAAAAGGGGGTTGTCGCCTAAAAGAAATGGCACGGTGTTGATCCGTTTGCCTCACAGACAAGGAAAAACACCCTTTGTTCCGGTAACGATTACCAAGAGCTCCAAACAGGGAGTTGCAGCGGAGTGGAAAGAAGATTGGATACCGGAATACTTGAATTATTTTCTTCCCGAACCTTTGGAATTGGAATCCCTTTTGAGTGAGCCGTCCAGATATCAAAATGTGGAGGGAGAAATTTGCGCATTACTATTGTACAATCCTGTTTTTTATTCTTCCTATTACAATGAAAAAGTGGCCAAAGGCGGGATGGGGCTTTCGGAGAGAAAGCAACTGTTTGATCTTTTTCAAGAGGTTTTTCCGGAATTGGAACCGTTGCAGCCGCTAAAGGAAGTGAAAACCAAACGAATTGTAAAAAAGAAATTCCCTATGACTGTAACCGATTCTGAAGAAAGTCGTTTACGGATCAATTGTCACACGACCGATCCTGTATTTCAGAATTTGGTTGAACAAATTGAAGGATTGACCGACTATTTCTCAAGGCAGGATAATTGTGTGTACAAACTGCGTGCCAGTGGGCCTGAAATGGTGGTGGAGTTGAGGCATTGTCCGGACAGCGGTGTCGTCCAGGATGTAGATATCAACCATCCTCACCGGACTCTGCGCAGAATGAAAACGATGATAACAAAATGGGGTAAAGCGCATGGTGCGTTGGTGATGATCGAACCGAAAAAAACCTGGTCGGAAAATCCGAAGGCTGATCCCAAACATGCATTGCGGGTTGCCTTTGCGGAATGCGGACAGATCACCCAATTTTTGCATGACGATAATGAGGAAAATTTTGAACACAGGGTGAAAAACGCCTTTTTCGATCTGCTGAGCGATTTCGGGGTCTATACGCATCACCTGATTGAAGGGGTGGATCGGGAACGGGTTTGGTTGTTTGTTACCGCCTTCAGGCCCCACGAATTGAATGAGGGCCGCGTATTATACGCCCGTTATGACGGTGATCGCTATTTGATCCGTATGGAAGGAGACGACGGATCTTGGAGGGCCTTGCCCGAGTTTATTACCGATGCGGGAGGTTTAAAACAGGGGCTTGAAAGAGATGGCCTGACAAGAGAGAAGCAACCTGAAATCGAACGAACCATCCTTCAAATTCTGCAGGAAACGGAAAGGCCTCTGACTGTTGTTTTTGATCGAATTCCTTTGACCAAGTTGTATTATCCCGTTCAGGATAAACACCTGATTAATGGAGACTGGATCCTGACGAGGCCTGAACTTGATTACCAACGCAACCGCCTCCGCATTTTGCGAATAACGACGGGAGATCAGGTGCCTGATTACTACAACGATGAATACGGAAAAGCTTATTCATACCGTTCCGGACTGTTCCTCTCTGAGGATGGTGTTTACTATAGCCTTGGGCAAAAACCGAAAACCTATCGAGGAGCTGTTTTGCTTACAAAAGCTACCGATCCTTCGGAGCTATTGCTTCAACCCAATCTGGTGGAAATTTTGCCAGTGGGACATTGGGACCCCGGTGAAGTGGAAGAGGCCGTTCGACAGCTTCACATGTTGCGAAAGGCAAATCTGACCTATGATCATCATACGATTTATCCGGCACCGTTACACCGATTGAATGCGGCAAAAAAATATTTGGAGGCGTTTCTCACTGTTCAAAGGAGCGTCAAAAATGATCGCGTGAGAATATAA
- a CDS encoding M23 family metallopeptidase: MILPILMVVGMLLPAALLLSLWRGSVQSRTEWYVKLLALAMFFVWIFFSGRWDWGGYPLRWVWPVLFLAAVFASWKKARRLPAKTPLSKKQKWSIAVYAFLVLIFGTYNLGVLTSHWPADEALEISFPLRSGTYYVAHGGSQVQMNYHSAHPPQRYALDIVRLNRLGTRAKGLYPKELTRYEIFGDPVYSPCTGKVIEARDDLPDLTPPEMDPENPEGNHVILTCDGDDARLLLAHLKRGSVSVKNGEKVKEGQRIGRVGNSGNTSEPHLHIHAERDGAGVPLRFGGRFPVRNDLVR; this comes from the coding sequence ATGATTTTGCCCATCCTGATGGTCGTCGGTATGCTTCTGCCCGCCGCACTTCTCCTTTCCCTTTGGAGGGGATCGGTTCAGAGTCGGACGGAGTGGTATGTCAAACTGCTGGCGCTGGCAATGTTTTTCGTCTGGATATTCTTTTCCGGCCGCTGGGATTGGGGCGGCTACCCCCTGCGCTGGGTTTGGCCTGTTCTGTTCTTGGCGGCGGTCTTCGCCTCCTGGAAAAAGGCGCGCCGCCTTCCAGCCAAGACACCGCTCAGCAAAAAACAGAAATGGTCCATCGCCGTCTACGCATTTCTCGTCTTGATTTTCGGCACCTACAATCTGGGGGTGCTGACCAGCCACTGGCCGGCGGATGAGGCCCTGGAAATCTCCTTCCCCCTCCGAAGCGGGACGTATTACGTGGCCCACGGCGGCAGCCAGGTGCAGATGAATTATCACAGCGCGCATCCCCCCCAGCGGTATGCCCTGGACATTGTCCGGTTGAACCGGTTGGGCACCCGCGCCAAAGGGCTGTATCCGAAGGAGCTGACCCGGTACGAGATCTTCGGAGACCCCGTGTACAGTCCCTGCACGGGAAAAGTGATCGAGGCCCGCGACGATCTGCCCGATTTGACCCCGCCGGAAATGGACCCTGAAAACCCGGAAGGCAATCATGTCATCCTCACCTGTGACGGGGATGATGCCCGCCTCCTTCTGGCCCACCTCAAGCGGGGCAGCGTTTCCGTGAAAAACGGAGAAAAAGTAAAGGAAGGGCAGCGGATCGGCCGGGTGGGCAATTCCGGAAACACGAGCGAACCCCATCTCCACATCCACGCAGAACGCGACGGCGCGGGCGTTCCCCTTCGCTTCGGCGGCCGGTTTCCCGTCAGAAATGATCTGGTGAGATGA